The Arthrobacter burdickii genomic interval AAGGTGAACGGGCGCGTGACCACGCCGATGGTGAGGGCGCCGAGGGAACGCGCGATGCGGGCGACGACGGGAGCGCCGCCGGTACCCGTACCGCCGCCCTCTCCTGCCGTGACGAAGACCATGTCCGCCCCGCGCAGGACTTCCTCGATCTCCTCGGAGTGGTCCTCCGCGGCGCGGCGGCCGACCTCCGGGTCGGCGCCGGCACCGAGGCCGCGCGTGAGTTCGCGTCCGACGTCGAGCTTCACGTCGGCGTCACTCATGAGGAGCGCCTGTGCATCGGTGTTGATGGCAATGAACTCGACGCCGCGGAGTCCCACCTCGATCATGCGGTTGACGGCGTTCACGCCGCCGCCGCCGATGCCGACGACCTTGATGACGGCCAAGTAATTCTGAGGTGCTGCCACGTCCTGTGTCCCTTGTTCGAATCTGTGTGCTGTACGGGGGCTGCCGGGAATCCGGCCTCAACCTTTACCCGAAAAACGTTAACGTTCAGGTTGAGAGTTAACGTTATGTCAAGTAACTTCTATGTTTGACGCTAGGTGCAAGCGTTCCGCGTTGCAATGACCGAACGCCGCGTGTCGGCATGTCGCTCGCTGTGCGCCTCCTTAAGGTTAGACTTCCGCCCGCCTTCCGATGACCACGTTCCGACCTCACCGCGTCACGGGACGGTCGGGAGTGCTCACGTCGAACTCCTTCACCGGCGGGTCCGTGGCGCGCATCGCCAGCAGCGCCTCGAGTACCTTCGCCTTCTCGGCGCTGCGCTCGGCGCTCCCCCAGAAGATCCTCTGGTCCCCGGACAGCGACAGCTGGATCGAGTCGACGCTCCCGGCCGATGCGCTCTTGAGCCGGGACAGGACGGGGACGGGCAGCTCGGCCAGGACCGCGGTGATCGAGGAGAAGACTTCGGAGTTGACCGCGTTGGTCCCGCCGTCGATCAGTGGCAGCTTGACCTCCTCGCGTCGGGCGACACTCGACAGCTGGCGCCCCTCGGAGTCGATGAGCACGAACCCGCGACTGCTCTGCAGCACCGCGACCGGCACGCGCTCCTGGATCGTGACCACGAGCGTCGACGGCGGCTCGGCCGCGATCTCGACGTCCTCGATGGGCGCCTTGTCCGCCAGCAGGTCGCGCACCTGGTCCGGCGAGATCCGCGTCAGCGACGTCCCCATCAGCGGAGCGAGCGCCGTGTCGACCTCGGCCGTGGGAACCAGCGAGTTGCCCTCCACCACGACGGTCCGCAGCGCGAGCGCAGGCGAGAAGACCACGTACGCGACGACGCCGCCCAGGCACAGCAGCACCGCGGTGATCGCGAGGACCACGTTGCGCACCCGGTGCGTCCGCCGTGGAGCCGGGAAATCGAGGATCTTGCCCCGCGGCAGCGGGCCGTCCGCCCGGTCGAGCAGCGAGACCTTCCCGCTCCCCCGGTCCGCGGCACGCGTGACGGGAGGCTTCCTCGGCGTCACGCCCCAGCCACCGATGGTCCGGGTGCGGTGGCGCGCTCCTTCAGCAGGCCGACGAGCTGGTTCCCGTACTGCGTGACGTCCCCCGCGCCGATGGTGAGGATGATGTCGCCGGACCGTGCGTGGCCCGTCACCGTGCGCAGGGCCTCGGCAGGGTCCTCACTGTATGCGGCGCCTGCTCCGGGCATGAGCTGCGTGATCGTCCAGCCTCCGACGTCGTCGACGGGGTCCTCGCGCGCCGCATAGACCGGGAGCACGGTCGCGGTGTCGGCCAGGGCCAGCGCGTCGGCGAAGCCGGCGGCGAATTCCCGGGTACGCGAGAAGAGGTGCGGCTGGAAGAGGACGTGCACCCGGTGCTCCCCCGCCACCGTCCTGGCCGCGGTCAGCGCCGCCTGTACTTCCGTCGGGTGGTGCGCGTAGTCGTCGAAGACCCGGACGCCGTCGCCCTCTCCCCTCGCCTCGAAGCGGCGCGCCGCGCCGGAGAAGGAGGACAGCCCAGCTGCTGCGACGGCCGGATCGACGCCGAGTTCCAGCGCGACGGCGAACGCCGCGGCGGCATTGAGGATGTTGTGGCGGCCCGGGACGCGAAGCTGGAGTTCCTGCTGGGCATCGAGGCCGTCGACGAGGAAGGAGAGCAGGCTGGCGGTGGTGCTGCCGGCAGCCCTGGTCCCGCTGATTCGAATGTCCGCCGTTGCGGCGTAGCCGTAGGTCCGGACGCGGCGTTCCGCGGGGACGCCTGCGGCGAGTGCCGCAGCCCCGGCGTCGTCGGCGCAGGCGACGAGGAGCCCGTCCTCGGGAAGGCGCTGTGCGAAGTCCCGGAAGGCCGAGTGGACGGCGTCGGCGGTGCCGTAGTGGTCGAGGTGGTCCGCTTCGACGTTGGTGACGACGGCGATACCCGGCGTGTAGTTCAGGAAGGACCCGTCCGACTCGTCGGCCTCGGCCACGAACACGTCCCCTCCGGTCCACTCGGCGTTGACGCCGAGGGCGGCGACGTCCCCGCCGATGGCGAAGGACGGGCGGAGCCCGGCGCTGCGGAGCAGCACGGTGATCATGGCCGTCGTCGTCGTCTTCCCGTGCGTGCCCGCGACGGCGATGGCCTGCCGCCCGGTCATGGCGGCTGCGAGTGCCTGGGAGCGGTGCAGGACGGGGAGCCCCCGGCGGCGGGCCTCGGCGAGTTCCGGGTTCGTGTCGCGGATGGCCGAGGACACGACGACCGTCCCTGCCTCGGGGACGGCATCGGCGGAGTGGCCCACGGTCACGTCCGCGCCGAGCGCCGCCAGCGCGCGGAGGCCCCGGGACTCGGCGGCGTCCGACCCTGACACCCGCAGGCCCTGGCCGAGCAGGACCCGCGCGACAGCCGACATCCCTGCGCCGCCGAGTCCGATGAAGTGCACGGGTTCCTGCAGTCCGGCCTCGCGTGCCGGCGCGGTGCTGCTCGTTGCGATACCGCTGCCTTCCGTTCCGCCCGATCTCCGGGCCGTCGTCGTTGCCATGTTCAGGAGGGCCGGAACCACCGGCCCTGCCGCCTCGTGTCCGGCGCTCATCGTCCGGTTCCCGCCGCGGCGAGGACCAGATCGGCCATCCGCCGGTCCGCGTCACGGACGCCCTGCGCATACGAGGCCGCCGACATCCCGTCGAGCCGCACGGGGTCGGTGACGAGTGTCAGCACGTTCTCCCGGATCCACCGGGGGGTGAACGCAGCATCGTCGACCAGGATGGCCCCGCCGGACTCCACGAGTCCGGCAGCGTTCAGCCGCTGCTCCCCGTTGCCGTGCGGCAGGGGGACGAGCACGGCGGGCAGGCCCACCGCGCTGATCTCGCTCACGGTCGCGGCACCGGCACGGGCGACGAGCAGGTCTGCTGCTGCGTAGACCCGCTCCATCCCGTCGACGAACTCGACCTGATGGTAGCCGGGCGCCGCCAGCGGGGCGCCGTCGTCGCCGGGTACCTGCTTGCCGCGCCCGGTGATGTGGAGGACCTGCACCCCGGCGGCGGTCAGTTCGGGGACCGCCGCGGCAAGGGACCGGTTCAGGCTCGCCGCGCCCGAGGATCCGCCGGTCACGATCAGGGTCGGACGGTCCGGCTCGAGTCCGAGGGAGGCACGGGCTTCGGCCCGGGCTGCCGCGCGGTCGAGATCCGCGATGCTCCTGCGCATCGGCATGCCGACCAGGACCGCATCGGCGAGTCCCGTCCCCTCGAACGCGACGGCGACGCGTGCCGCGATCCGGGCACCCACTCGATTTGCGATGCCGGGACGCGCGTTCGCCTCGTGGATCACGACGGGCACGCGTCGCGTCCAGGCCGCGAGGTAGACCGGGGTGGAGACGTACCCGCCCACGCCGACGACGACGTCGGCCGCCGCGTCGGACAGGATGGTGCGCGCCTGCCGGACGGCGCGCACGAGGCGGACCGGGAGCTTGACGAGGTCGGTCGACGGCCGCCGCGGCAGAGGCACGCGGTCGATCGTCCGCAGCTCGAACCCGGCGGCAGGGACCAGACGCGTCTCCATGCCTGCTTCGGTTCCGACGGCCGTGATGCGTGTTCCGGGACGCTGCTCGATGATCGCTCCGGCGATGGCGAGCAGGGGGCTGACGTGCCCGGCTGTCCCGCCACCCGCGAGGACGACGGACACCGTCCGTTCAACCGTCCGTTCAACCGTCCGTTCAACCGTGCGTTCAACCGTGCGTTCAGAGGGGGAGGTCATGAAAGGACGTGGCTTCTTCCGGAGGTGGTGGCAGGGGCGCCTGCCGGGGCGGGCGCGTGCGGTGTCTTCCGCGCGAAGGAGAGCAGGACGCCGACGGCGGCAAGCGTGAACGTCAGCGCGGAGCCGCCGTAGGAGATGAAGGGCAGCGGTACACCGATGACGGGCAGCAGGCCCGTGACCATGCCGATGTTGACGAAGGCCTGGCCGATGATCCAGACGAGGACGGACCCCATGAGGATCCGCACGAAGGGATCGGTGTAGCGCAGTGCCACCCGGATGGTGGCCACGGCGAGGATGCCGAACAGGAGCACGACCACGAGGGTGCCGATCAGCCCGAACTCCTCGCCGATGATCGCGAAGATGAAGTCGTTGTGCGCTTCCGGGATCCAGTTCCACTTCTGCCGGCTCTGTCCGATCCCCACGCCGAACCAGCCGCCGGAGGCCATGGCGAACAGGCCGTTGTTCGACTGCAGGCAGAGGTCGGCGCCGTCGTCACAGTTCAGGCCCAGCCACGCGCTGATGCGCCCACCGCGGTTGGAGCTCGTCGCCACCATCAGGAGGGACCCCGCCAGCGCGACGGCTCCGGCGAGGGAGAACAGCTTGAGCGGCGCACCCGCGAAGAACAGCGCCGCTCCTGCGATCATCATGAGGACGAGTCCGGTTCCGAGGTCCCCGCCGATGAGGACGAGGCCGATCGGCAGGCCGCCGAGGGGCAGCGCCGGGATCATGGCGTGTTTCCAGTCCCGGATGAGCCCCTTCTTCCGCTCGAGCACCGCGGCGAACCAGAGTGCCAGTGCGAGCTTCGTCGGCTCGGACGGCTGGAAGGTCTGGGAGCCGATGCGGATCCAGTTCTTGTTGCCGTTGATCTCCACACCGATCAGGAGCACCAGGACCAGCAGCGCGATGGCGATGCCGAGGCTGGGCCAGGCGAGTGCCTTGTAGGCGCGGGGCCCGAGCCTGGACAGCACGAGCATCAGGACGAGGCCTGCCCCGGCCCAGATGGCCTGCTTGAGGAAGAGGTCGAAGGTGTGCTTGCCCTCGGAGATGGCCTCGACGGACGAGGCCGAGAGGACCATCATCAGCCCGATGGCGGTCAGCGCGAGGGCCGAGCCGAGAATCAGGTAGTAGCTCGACCCGGAAGGGGCCCGGTCGGAGCCTTCGAGGAAGGTCCAGCCGCGCTTCACCAGCGCGCGGACGCCCCTGCCTGCCCGCTCGGAGTCGGTGGGGTGCTCCGCCGCCGCCGGCCCGCCGGGCTTGATGGTCCTCGCCCTGGCGGCGGCACTCCCGGCGGTCGTGCTGCCCGCCGGGATGGCGTTGCCGGGGCTGGCGGTCCTGCCCGCTTCCTTGATCCGGACCGGCCGGACGGAGGGCTTGCGTCCTCCGGGCCTGGTTGGGGTGGCCACCATTACGACTCCTTCGCGGTTGTCCCCTGTCCGCCACGTGCCCCGACGGCCGCCATGAAGGCGGCTCCCCGATGCGCATAGGAGGAGAACTGGTCCATAGAGGCAGCGGCCGGAGCCATCAGGACCGTGTCGCCGTCCCGGGCGAGACGCCCGGCTTCGGCAACGGCCCACTGCATCAGGGAATCGCTGGTCACCGGATCGGACGATCCGCCGCCGCTCCCCTGTCCAGTGTGAAGGCTGGGGTGGAGGGAGACCGGAACATCGGCTGCGTGTCGGGAGAGGGCGCCCAGGAGCGGTTCCGGGTCCTCGCCGAGGAGCACGACGGCTCGGAGGCGCCGTGCATGGGTCTTCACGAGGTCGTCGTAGGAGACTCCCTTGGACAGCCCGCCGGCGATCCAGACCACGGAGGAGAACGACGCCAGCGACGCCGAGGCCGCATGGGGATTGGTGGCCTTCGAATCGTTGATCCAGAGCACTCCCCCCTCGTTCGCGACGACCTGGATCCTGTGGTCCCCGGGCTGGAAGGCCCGGATGCCGTCGCGCACAGCCGACGCCGGTATGCCAGCGGCGCGGACGAGGGCCGCGGCCGCCAGGGCGTTGGCCACCAGGTGCCGCGGGACGACCTCCCCGAGCTCGCTGATGGAGGCGAGCTCGGCGGCCGAATCCTTGCGCTGTTCGATGAAGGCGCGGTCCACGAGCAGGTCCTCGACGACGCCCATCATGCTGATGGACGGCATGCCGGTCGTGAAGCCGACGGCCCGGCAGCCCTCGACGACGTCGGCCTCCTCGACCATCTCCTCCGTCTCGCGCTGCTCGACGTTGTAGATGCAGGCGATCTTCGTCCGCTCGTAGACCGAGGCCTTCGCGGCGAGGTAGGCCTCGTAGCTGCCGTGCCAGTCCACGTGGTCCTCGGCGATGTTGAGGCAGACGCTCGCGAGCGGCGAGATGGAGTGGGCCCAGTGCAGCTGGAAGCTGGACAGT includes:
- a CDS encoding cell division protein FtsQ/DivIB, translated to MTPRKPPVTRAADRGSGKVSLLDRADGPLPRGKILDFPAPRRTHRVRNVVLAITAVLLCLGGVVAYVVFSPALALRTVVVEGNSLVPTAEVDTALAPLMGTSLTRISPDQVRDLLADKAPIEDVEIAAEPPSTLVVTIQERVPVAVLQSSRGFVLIDSEGRQLSSVARREEVKLPLIDGGTNAVNSEVFSSITAVLAELPVPVLSRLKSASAGSVDSIQLSLSGDQRIFWGSAERSAEKAKVLEALLAMRATDPPVKEFDVSTPDRPVTR
- the murC gene encoding UDP-N-acetylmuramate--L-alanine ligase; this translates as MSAGHEAAGPVVPALLNMATTTARRSGGTEGSGIATSSTAPAREAGLQEPVHFIGLGGAGMSAVARVLLGQGLRVSGSDAAESRGLRALAALGADVTVGHSADAVPEAGTVVVSSAIRDTNPELAEARRRGLPVLHRSQALAAAMTGRQAIAVAGTHGKTTTTAMITVLLRSAGLRPSFAIGGDVAALGVNAEWTGGDVFVAEADESDGSFLNYTPGIAVVTNVEADHLDHYGTADAVHSAFRDFAQRLPEDGLLVACADDAGAAALAAGVPAERRVRTYGYAATADIRISGTRAAGSTTASLLSFLVDGLDAQQELQLRVPGRHNILNAAAAFAVALELGVDPAVAAAGLSSFSGAARRFEARGEGDGVRVFDDYAHHPTEVQAALTAARTVAGEHRVHVLFQPHLFSRTREFAAGFADALALADTATVLPVYAAREDPVDDVGGWTITQLMPGAGAAYSEDPAEALRTVTGHARSGDIILTIGAGDVTQYGNQLVGLLKERATAPGPSVAGA
- the murG gene encoding undecaprenyldiphospho-muramoylpentapeptide beta-N-acetylglucosaminyltransferase, whose translation is MTSPSERTVERTVERTVERTVERTVSVVLAGGGTAGHVSPLLAIAGAIIEQRPGTRITAVGTEAGMETRLVPAAGFELRTIDRVPLPRRPSTDLVKLPVRLVRAVRQARTILSDAAADVVVGVGGYVSTPVYLAAWTRRVPVVIHEANARPGIANRVGARIAARVAVAFEGTGLADAVLVGMPMRRSIADLDRAAARAEARASLGLEPDRPTLIVTGGSSGAASLNRSLAAAVPELTAAGVQVLHITGRGKQVPGDDGAPLAAPGYHQVEFVDGMERVYAAADLLVARAGAATVSEISAVGLPAVLVPLPHGNGEQRLNAAGLVESGGAILVDDAAFTPRWIRENVLTLVTDPVRLDGMSAASYAQGVRDADRRMADLVLAAAGTGR
- the ftsW gene encoding putative lipid II flippase FtsW codes for the protein MVATPTRPGGRKPSVRPVRIKEAGRTASPGNAIPAGSTTAGSAAARARTIKPGGPAAAEHPTDSERAGRGVRALVKRGWTFLEGSDRAPSGSSYYLILGSALALTAIGLMMVLSASSVEAISEGKHTFDLFLKQAIWAGAGLVLMLVLSRLGPRAYKALAWPSLGIAIALLVLVLLIGVEINGNKNWIRIGSQTFQPSEPTKLALALWFAAVLERKKGLIRDWKHAMIPALPLGGLPIGLVLIGGDLGTGLVLMMIAGAALFFAGAPLKLFSLAGAVALAGSLLMVATSSNRGGRISAWLGLNCDDGADLCLQSNNGLFAMASGGWFGVGIGQSRQKWNWIPEAHNDFIFAIIGEEFGLIGTLVVVLLFGILAVATIRVALRYTDPFVRILMGSVLVWIIGQAFVNIGMVTGLLPVIGVPLPFISYGGSALTFTLAAVGVLLSFARKTPHAPAPAGAPATTSGRSHVLS
- the murD gene encoding UDP-N-acetylmuramoyl-L-alanine--D-glutamate ligase, which translates into the protein MSEADGTAGAPPWETPRVRDLTTWDSGWAGLRVVVAGIGASGFSAADTLIELGAVVVVVDGGATEENEAKADTLRIVGAHAVLLGPDHADSLPLVDGEQADLVVTSPGWRPTQPLLAEAAAAGVPIWGDVELAWRVRIREGRPTAEWLTITGTNGKTTTVGLTESMLLAAGKRAVAAGNVGTPILDVIRDPQGYEFLAVELSSFQLHWAHSISPLASVCLNIAEDHVDWHGSYEAYLAAKASVYERTKIACIYNVEQRETEEMVEEADVVEGCRAVGFTTGMPSISMMGVVEDLLVDRAFIEQRKDSAAELASISELGEVVPRHLVANALAAAALVRAAGIPASAVRDGIRAFQPGDHRIQVVANEGGVLWINDSKATNPHAASASLASFSSVVWIAGGLSKGVSYDDLVKTHARRLRAVVLLGEDPEPLLGALSRHAADVPVSLHPSLHTGQGSGGGSSDPVTSDSLMQWAVAEAGRLARDGDTVLMAPAAASMDQFSSYAHRGAAFMAAVGARGGQGTTAKES